A stretch of DNA from Halobacillus litoralis:
GATGCCGATCAAATGATGGTCGGCGGGCAAAGTTCAGGTGGGAATATGGCCGCTGCCCTTTGCCTTCTCTTAAAAGAGCGTTCCGAAAGACAGCCGCTCCTGCAAGTGCTGTCCTATCCGATGCTCGACTTCGTCACTCCACACAGTGATAAGCCGGAACCGGATAAATGGCGGGCAAAATATCCTGAGGCTGCTCATTTCCTCAACTATTGTTACGTCCCGGAAAAAAATCAAGCGGAGCACCCGCTCGCTTCCCCAGTAAAAGCAGAAAAAGTGGAGGGCCTGGCTCAAGCGCTATTCATCATACCCGAATACGATGCTTTTACTATGGAAGGGAAAGCCTACGCGGAAAAATTGAAACAAGCGGAGGTTGATGTAGACGTCAACGTTTTTGAAGGGTGCTCCCACGCTTTCACCCATCAGGGACCGCGGGATCAAGCCGAAGAAGCCTGGCGTATCATTTCAAAAACAATGCGCCAGGTCACAGAATCGTAACAAAACGTTACCGATTATCCTTTGCTCCCCCCTGCTTTTTGACTTATAATGACGGTTAGTGTCGTATTGAGTTTTATTAAAGCAGGTGATCCATTGTTAGAATATAAAGTGTTAGGCTCCGACCCTTCCAAGGAGTATGTCATCTTCCTCCATGGAATCGGTGGAAGCGTCAACATCTTTTTTCCACAAATGAAAGCTTTTCGAAAATCTTTCAATATCATAGTCGTCAATCTGCCCGGTCACAAAAATTCACCAAACGTGTCCAGTTACAAAGAGGAATTTTCCTTCGAAACCGTGACCGATGAAGTACTCGGAGTCCTTGATGATGTGGGTGTGGAAAAGGCCCATTTTGTAGGAATTTCTTTAGGTTCCGTCGTCATTCAACATGTCCTATCCACCGCCCCACACCGTGTCCAAACAGCTGTCTTAGGAGGAGCCATCACACGGATCAATCTTTTGGCAAAGTTTCTTCTTATGCTGGGTACGATGCTTAAAAATGTTACCCCGCACTTGTATCTGTATTCATTGTGCGCACGCATTTTAATGCCGAGGAAGAATCATAAAGAGTCCAGAGATGCCTTTATCCATGAGGCCTCCCAAATGAAGAGGGAAGATTTTTTAGGCTGGTATAACATCGTCTATTCCGTTCCGGATACGTTTACACACGTTCATGCGAACGCTGCTTCCGTACCCAAGTTATATATCACAGGCGAAGGCGACCACATGTTCAGAGATGATGTGATGAAAGATACACGGCACATGCCGAACACCTCTTTCCTCCTTTTATCTGAAAGCGGGCATGTCGTGAACTTGGATAAAACCGAGTCGTTCAACAAACTGGCCATATCCTTTATACAGTCCGAAGGTCAGATGGATTTGACGAACGTCACAGAAGAAGTCATCAACTCCAACCATTAAAAAAGCGCCGGCAGCATGCCAAGCGCTTTCTTTTTTTATTTAGACTCCCAACTCTTAATCAACCGGATTGCCCAATACAAAACAATCCAGGGTAGGATGAATTTGGTCACCCATTCCACAATCGTCATCAAGGTAAGCATAATAAAATTAGGGTTCACTCCAAAATGCGGGAGCGTAAAATATAGAACCACGATAAATGCCAAACCAATGATTATATCTTTCCACTCCATTCTCCTGCCCCCTATTTGCATCCACTCACACCTCTTTACTAGTTCAATATTCTTCCAATATCTTTGCGGCGTGTACTTTTCTGCTTCTTCACTTCCATAGCCTTTTTGTTTGTGAGAAATAATAAGCCCAGATTACTCCATATGTATTGAGTAATTGGGCTTTTGTTATTGATTTATATAGAACCTAATCCATACATAAAAAAAGAGGAGACTGTTCTTCCACGCCCCTCTTTCTACTTTCATTATACTACCAATAAAAGACAATTTACAGACTACTTTTTCTGTCGTTCCTCTCCTATACTTATATATACAAATCTGAATCATAAGAGGTGTAGCCGTATGAATGGTAAAAAAGATGTCATCGATCCTGGTCCTTTCTTCCATGGCACAAAAGCGGAACTAAAAATCGGAGACCTTTTACAGCCCCAGCACTTGTCCAATTATCAGGACAAAAAGTCCAACTACATCTATTTCACCGCGACCTTAAATGCTGCTAAATGGGGAGCTGAACTAGCAAAATCGAATTCTAAAGAAAGGATTTATATTGTAGAACCTTTAGGGGAGTTTGAAAATGACCCGAACGTTACCGATAAAAAATTCCCCGGTAACCCTACACGTTCTTATCGATCCAAATCTCCTTTGCAAATAGTAGCTGAATTAAAAGCATGGGAAAGACATTCCGAAGAAGAAATAAAACAAATGCTTGCCTCATTAAGAAAGTTACGTGAACAAGGAAAATTTGTAATTTACGATTAAACCTCATCTATAATTTTGAAAAAGAATAGGACTGGCCAAGGCCACCTCTATTCCTTTTTAACGAACATTGTCACCCGATCCCTAAGAGGTGCTTTTAAGTTCCTGCTCTTCTTTGAAGTACCCTGATCGGCTCGGCATAAGAACCAGCTTGATCTGCCAAAAGCTCACCAGCAGCATCAGAATCGAGGCACCTATGATACAGTATCGAACTGGAATGATATCCCCTGTAAAGCCAATCAGGAATATAAAAATAATCTGAAGTACACTCTGAAAAATTCCATAGATACTCGAAATCCTCCCCATCATTTTTACCGGCACGTTATTTTGATAAAAAGTCATAAACCCAGTACCTGAAAAGGAGTTAAAAACCCCCAATACCATGAACCCCATGGCCACGGTCCAGAATGAAGCGGAAAAAGCATAAATTAAATAGCCCACCGATACCATTAAGTACCCACTGACCATCAGAGCTTTTATCGATAACTTTTTAGAAAGGAGAGAAACAGTGACTGCTCCTAAAATAGAACCAACTCCAGTCAGGCTGATGAGTAAGCCGTACTCTGTTTCCGATAAGTTCAGTACCTCTTGAGTAAAGACAACCTCTTGAGCATCCATTCCAAGGGCAAGTATCATAAAAAATTGAGCTATGAAGTACACCTTTACAATATACAGGTGGCGCTGACTGTATCGAAACACCTCTTTCCAATCGCTTTTCATCATGTTCAAACTAAATTTATTTACGGTTTGGTCGGCATCCGTATTCACGTTTGGTAATAAATACACCAGGACCGCTGATACCACAAAAGAAATAGCATTCATCCATATCAATATATGAACGGAAGTAATCAACAGCAGTACTCCAGAAATCGCAGGTCCAATTAAAAACGCACTGGAAGTGATCAAACTTCTAAAAGAGTTAAATTGTTTTCGATTTTTTTCGGGAACCACATGGGTGATGTAGGTAATCGCTGCTGGTTCAAAAAACGCTTTAGAAATGGATAGGAAGAATAGACATGTATAGATCGGCCAAATAGAGTCGAAAAAAGGGATGATCGCTACTAAAGCTGCACGAATAATATCTGTTCCAATCATGATTCTCCGTATGTTCAAACGGTCGATCATACTCCCGGACCAAAGTTTTGTCACTAACGAAGCGATCGGTCCTATCATCCATAAGCCAGCTACTGCAGCAGCCGAACCGGTTAAATTTAATACTAAAATATTGATGGCAACGAGATAAATAAAGTCACCCAGCGTAGATATGCCGAGTCCAAATAACAATAAGAAAGATGTTTTCTTTTGGGAAAAGCTATGTTTAATAGGAACACCCCGCTCAGAATCTCTAATAAACACACCTTCTGTAAAAAAACGGCAACCACCTGTACTTTTTCTAATCTGTCACAAAACATTCATAACCAAATAAAAGGCTGAGAGTTCACTCGACTCTCAGCCTTTTAAACAGCTTATTCTGCTGTATATTCAAAGGTTGGTTTATAAACGCCACCCTGAACAGTTAGTGATACCCTCCCTTCAGTATGGAAAGTGATGGTTTAAACCGTATTGTTCTCATAGAAAGACTCATTGATAATTTCAGTGTTTCTCTTAAGGACAATAACTTAAAACCAAAATTATATGTAAGTTCTCTTATGGAAGTAAGGTTTAATTAAAGACTGCCTTATTTTCTTGGAAACTACTCTACTTCTCCCTTTAAAACAACTCCAGATACCTACGATCGTAACGCCAAAGTGGCCCCCTACACAAAGCACATTACAAAAAGTAAAATATAATTGACATTTTGTAATGTATTGCATATTATAAATGTAGAAGGAGGAGATGAATCCTTTTGAAAAACAAAAAAATGAAGATCGCCCGTGCGGAAGCCGATGTTTCACAAGAAAAACTAGCAGAAATCGTCGGAGTCACCAGGCAGACCATTAATCTAATTGAAGCTGGAAACTACAATCCGAGTCTGAAATTGTGTACGGCCATATGTAAAGCTTTAAATAAAACATTAGATGATTTATTCTGGGAGGAATGATCAATGAGTGCTGAAAAGTTAGTTAAGGAAACTAAATGGACCATTGGTGTATCATTATTTGTCAGCTTGGCCCTTTTCGTCACTTGGGTTATCCTGCAAACAACGGCAGCTTCTTTTACTGACAACAAAGCCTTCCTAGCCTTGTCCCTTATTCCTTTCAGTGCTGCACTCGCTTCCTTCCTTAAACTTACGAAAATCAAAAAGAATCCTAAAATGATTGTATCTGAGACCGATGAGAGACTTGTAGCCGAGAAGAATGAAGCCGATGCGAAAACCTTGAAAGTACTTCAAGGTATTTTGTTCTTATCCTATTTGGGATACACGTTTATAATCCCAGAGGACACATTTTCATCAATCGGTTGGTGGATAACGCTGGGTGTCCTTCTCTTCTCTTTATTCGCTCCATTCATTTTCCGTCATATGATGAAAGAAGCCTGACAAAGCCCTTTGCAGTAAAAAAGATTCGTCTACCCTGTAAATCACCACACATTCTCTTGGACCTGAAAAAGGGAACCTCATGGAAAGAAGAGGTTCCCTTTTTTATTTTTACAGAGTTCTACGAAACAGACTTTCAAATCCATCCCTCTTTCGCTCAATACACCCCTTCTCTTATTTGGTGAGGGGGAGTCACTAGTCGTTCAGATCACCCCACCCCTTTTATAATGCCACCCTATCATTACTGTAAATATAGGATGTTATTTATTTACAATGACATACATAAAATAGCTTATCTGTATTTATAGGAGGGCTTCTATGCATAATGTTTTACTGTTCTGCGACCCAGGGATTGATGACTCACTAGCCATCATGTATGCACTCCTAAATCCAAAAATCAATGTGGTCGGAATTGTTTCAGGCTATGGGAACGTGCCTCAACAACAGGCAACTCAGAATGTATCCTACCTCTTAAAACTAGCAGGAAGAGAAGACATTCCTATTATCGGGGGAGCCAGAAGTCCGCTCAGTGGTGAAGTAGCTGTCTATTATCCCGAAATCCATGGGGAAGAAGGTTTAGGACCCATACGTCCTCCAGAAACCCTTCAAAGTGAGGTAGTAAATTTCGATGAAATCTTTAAAATCATCGACTCCTACGCAGACAATCTAGTCATCCTGGATGTAGGAAGGTCCACATCTCTTGCGATTGCATTCTTATTAGGGGGAAGAGAGAATTTACGCAAAGTAAAAGCCATTTATTCAATGGGAGGGGCCTTTTTAGTTCCAGGAAACGTAACCCCTGTGGCAGAAGCTAACTTTCATGGCGACGGGATCGCTGCCAACCTTGTTTTAAACAAATTAAATAATATTTATATCACTCCATTGAACGTTACGAACCACGCGATCATCACACCCGAAACCATTCAAAGAATCACCTCTCAATCTTTCAATGCGTTCACACACCTGATCAAGCCGATTTTTGACTACTACACCGCAGCCTATAAAAAATTAGACCCAAGCCTTTCCGGGAGTCCTCTGCATGATGTATTTACTGTATTTGCCTTAGCGAACCCAGAACAAGTCCGGTATATCGAACGCCAGGCTTCTGTATCCATTAACTTTGATAATACTAAAGGTGAAAGTATAGCTGACTTCAGGCCGAATTCCAGCGAAGAGCCGACAGAAAATACGGATCATATTGCCATATCATTTAACTACGAAGCATTTGTAAAGGATTTTGTTACTGTGATGACTACACGATATATATAAAACCGGTTCCATTTGAGAATTATTCAACGCTCAAAAGTTCTTACACACTTACGATCTAACTATGACTGCTTATACATAGGGACGAGACCCCCAAGCATATCTTCATAAAAAGTGCAAAAAAGGAGCGGCGAGATGATCATTCATGTTGTTGAAGTTGGCGACTCTCTATGGAAAATCGCCCAGCGGTACGGGGCCGAGATCAATCAAATCATCCTTCTGAACCAGTTGAACAATCCCGACGTGGTCGTAATCGGGCAGGCCCTTGTCATACCTGAGCCTAATAAAGAGTACGTCATCCAACCTGGAGACAGTCTTTGGAACATTGCCAACCGCTACGGTGTCCGTGTTCAAGACCGGCCGAGAAGAATAATATTGTGAACCCAGCGCTCATTTTTGTTGGTCAAATGCTCCTTCTTCCTTTTACGAACTATACGGTCCAGGCAGGCGACAGCCTTTGGAAAATCGCCAACCAATTCGGCGTATCGGTGTCTGAGATTGCAGAAGCAAACGGAATTCAAGACCCCTCCGTCATTTCTGTCGGTATGCCACTCGCCATCCCTTCGCCTTTACGACCTGTAAAGGAAATCAACGCTTACATTACGAGAACGAATGCAGAAGGAGCAAGGGAAGTGAATACTCTCGGCAGTCATTTCACCTACCTCTCCCCTTTCACACGCACAATCCAATCTGATGGGAACCTGACAGATCTGGATGACACAGCGATTTTACAGGCGGCGGCAGCTCAAAACATTTCTCCATTGCTGGTGGTCACCAATTTCGTCGGTGGCAGCTTCGATTCGGATCTTGCGGCTACCTTTTTACGAAACCCAAGCATTCAAGATACCTTCCTTGATCATCTATTGGAGCAGATGCGTTCCAAAGGATATTCTGGGGTAAACTTCGACTTCGAATATGTGTACCCTGAAGATAAAGAAAACTACAACGCGTTTCTAAGAAAAGTCGTCAGCCGCTTGCGTCCCGAAGGTTTCAGTGTCTCCACCGCCCTTGCACCTAAAGTACGCGCAGATCAGCAAGGTCTTCTTTATGAAGCCCATGATTATGAAGCCCATGGTGAGATTGTTGATTTCATTGTGCTCATGACGTACGAATGGGGATGGTCAGGAGGAAGTCCATGGGCCATCGCACCAATTAACAAGGTACGTGAAGTGCTTGATTATGCCGTCACCGTCATCCCTCGTGACAAGATTCTGATGGGAATGCCTCTGTATGGACGGGAATGGGAAATTCCATGGGTGCAGGGCACTTATGCTCAAACGGTCAACCCTCAGGAAGCGATTCAACTCGCTGCAAGATACGGGGTTCCCATCCAATACAATGAAGAATATCAATCGCCCTTTTTCCGATATACCGATGCAAATGGTCAGCAGCATGAAGTTTGGTTCGAAGACGCAAGAAGTGTGCAGGCAAAGTATGATACGGTTGAAGAGTACGGCCTAAGAGGCGCGAGCTATTGGGTTCTAGGGAGCCCTTTTCCACAAAACTGGCCGATCCTTCAGCGCCATTTCAAAGTGAAAAAAATGTGAGGCCTCCGCTCCTTGGGAGGCTTTCTTTTATTCTAATATTTTTAATTCGAATCCACCCGCTTCGACTTTTCTCTTTCTTCCCTCTACTTCTACAATATAGATGAACGGCACATCCGTGGGATGGATCTCTCCCACTTTTTGATTTCTTTCTTTGAAAAAGGAGCGGATTTCCCGTTCATCCTCCGGGTCTATTGTTGAGTCTTTTCTAACTTCCTTTTCATATGTAATGTCTTTCTCTAAATCTTCATGCTTCGTGTTGTGGTCATAAATTCCCTGCAGTAAATGGATGACTTCTGCAAAACCTAAGAACAGCACCCCGGTAATGAGGCTGCTGATCAAAACAGTCATCCCATGGACTCCTGCCCCGAACCTTTGGTTGAGAATAATAGCAAAGAATAAAATCACACCCAGGCCCATGATTCCAAACGCACAATAAGTCAAAAGCTTGGCGATACTATTGGATCTCTTCAATGGTCTTTCCCTCCTTTGCCCTTTCATCTACTCCGCCCACTATTTCCTTCCCTGTTCCTCGACTATGGTTTTATAGCTTATGTATGAGTCTTTCACACTCATGGACTAATTCAATATATTGAGTACCTATCCGGAACGCTGCAAAAGCATACAAAGATATGATGACACCAATCATCACCGCTTTCCATTTTTCAGGTATTTTTGTCACACCTTCCAAGGACACCTTCCATAACCTAGATAAGTACTCCAACACGACCGAGTACACGAGCACTAAAAAAAGCAGAACAACTGCAGCAAACGTCTGCTTAAATTTACTTTCTAAAATAAAAAGATCCACCTCTTCTTTTGTAGTGAGACCGTGTTTGGGAAACTCAGCGACGATATTCCCTTTCCAATTGTACCTCTCTACGATGTGCTCATTCTCACTAAGTGCAACCCCAAGAGGGACCGCATAATCTTCAATTGAAAGGAACATATGGAGCCCTAAGATCACAGGCATCACAAAAAAAGGAGAGAATCGTAACCAGTGTTTTTTCACACGGACACCCCTTTCCCCTTACTCTTTCTTCTCTAAAAGCAGTTTTTTGATCTCTTGTAAATGTTCGATTTCTTCGTCTTG
This window harbors:
- a CDS encoding alpha/beta hydrolase, translating into MLKLWMARLLRLFPNQAERNLMVPFRYVHKKVDMVVDTKVKPTPISLYYPAAADGKRFPVYMNMHGGAFIMNEKRMDDPYCRFLANETGCVIVNVDYAKAPEYPFPKPVEQCYEIYQWLKYHAKELQLDADQMMVGGQSSGGNMAAALCLLLKERSERQPLLQVLSYPMLDFVTPHSDKPEPDKWRAKYPEAAHFLNYCYVPEKNQAEHPLASPVKAEKVEGLAQALFIIPEYDAFTMEGKAYAEKLKQAEVDVDVNVFEGCSHAFTHQGPRDQAEEAWRIISKTMRQVTES
- a CDS encoding alpha/beta fold hydrolase; amino-acid sequence: MLEYKVLGSDPSKEYVIFLHGIGGSVNIFFPQMKAFRKSFNIIVVNLPGHKNSPNVSSYKEEFSFETVTDEVLGVLDDVGVEKAHFVGISLGSVVIQHVLSTAPHRVQTAVLGGAITRINLLAKFLLMLGTMLKNVTPHLYLYSLCARILMPRKNHKESRDAFIHEASQMKREDFLGWYNIVYSVPDTFTHVHANAASVPKLYITGEGDHMFRDDVMKDTRHMPNTSFLLLSESGHVVNLDKTESFNKLAISFIQSEGQMDLTNVTEEVINSNH
- the arr gene encoding NAD(+)--rifampin ADP-ribosyltransferase; this encodes MNGKKDVIDPGPFFHGTKAELKIGDLLQPQHLSNYQDKKSNYIYFTATLNAAKWGAELAKSNSKERIYIVEPLGEFENDPNVTDKKFPGNPTRSYRSKSPLQIVAELKAWERHSEEEIKQMLASLRKLREQGKFVIYD
- a CDS encoding MFS transporter; amino-acid sequence: MFIRDSERGVPIKHSFSQKKTSFLLLFGLGISTLGDFIYLVAINILVLNLTGSAAAVAGLWMIGPIASLVTKLWSGSMIDRLNIRRIMIGTDIIRAALVAIIPFFDSIWPIYTCLFFLSISKAFFEPAAITYITHVVPEKNRKQFNSFRSLITSSAFLIGPAISGVLLLITSVHILIWMNAISFVVSAVLVYLLPNVNTDADQTVNKFSLNMMKSDWKEVFRYSQRHLYIVKVYFIAQFFMILALGMDAQEVVFTQEVLNLSETEYGLLISLTGVGSILGAVTVSLLSKKLSIKALMVSGYLMVSVGYLIYAFSASFWTVAMGFMVLGVFNSFSGTGFMTFYQNNVPVKMMGRISSIYGIFQSVLQIIFIFLIGFTGDIIPVRYCIIGASILMLLVSFWQIKLVLMPSRSGYFKEEQELKSTS
- a CDS encoding helix-turn-helix transcriptional regulator, whose product is MKNKKMKIARAEADVSQEKLAEIVGVTRQTINLIEAGNYNPSLKLCTAICKALNKTLDDLFWEE
- a CDS encoding nucleoside hydrolase, with translation MHNVLLFCDPGIDDSLAIMYALLNPKINVVGIVSGYGNVPQQQATQNVSYLLKLAGREDIPIIGGARSPLSGEVAVYYPEIHGEEGLGPIRPPETLQSEVVNFDEIFKIIDSYADNLVILDVGRSTSLAIAFLLGGRENLRKVKAIYSMGGAFLVPGNVTPVAEANFHGDGIAANLVLNKLNNIYITPLNVTNHAIITPETIQRITSQSFNAFTHLIKPIFDYYTAAYKKLDPSLSGSPLHDVFTVFALANPEQVRYIERQASVSINFDNTKGESIADFRPNSSEEPTENTDHIAISFNYEAFVKDFVTVMTTRYI